A genomic window from Schistocerca serialis cubense isolate TAMUIC-IGC-003099 chromosome 4, iqSchSeri2.2, whole genome shotgun sequence includes:
- the LOC126475161 gene encoding cuticle protein 16.5-like, whose protein sequence is MYKLIVLAAVLAVAAAAPGFLGAPAVAYTAPAVAAAPVAYAAPAVVKAAVAAPAVAYAAPAVAYAAPAYHAPVAYAAAPAIVKTHYF, encoded by the exons ATGTACAAGCTG ATCGTCCTCGCCGCCGTGctggccgtcgccgccgccgcccccggcttCCTGGGCGCACCTGCTGTCGCCTACACCGCCCCCGCGGTGGCCGCCGCCCCcgtggcctacgccgcccccgctgtCGTCAAGGCCGCCGTCGCCGCCCCCGCTgtggcctacgccgcccccgctgtggcctacgccgcccccgcttaCCACGCCCCTGTAGCCTACGCTGCAGCTCCCGCCATCGTCAAGACGCACTACTTCTGA